In Nitrospirota bacterium, the DNA window TCAGAATCGTCTTCCCGGTATCAATCAAATCAAGGCCGCGGTCGTCAGGGATCTTGAGAATCTTCTTAACACAAAACGAAATATATTCCCTGTGCCTGCTGAATACAGAGAAGTCAGCAATTCTCTGTTTGTATATGGCCTTCGGGACTTTACATCCGAGGACCCAAGAAGTCCAACAATAAAACAGCAGCTCCGTAATGATGTCGAGAAGACTATCTCACGTTTTGACAGCAGGCTGAGGAATGTAATTGTGCGGCTTGAGGCGTCTGCTCAAAACGAAAGGAATGTCAGGTTCAGGATAAGCGGACTGTTAGT includes these proteins:
- the tssE gene encoding type VI secretion system baseplate subunit TssE, yielding MNRNQYSETSVLDRLIDYEPAVSSEPVQNRLPGINQIKAAVVRDLENLLNTKRNIFPVPAEYREVSNSLFVYGLRDFTSEDPRSPTIKQQLRNDVEKTISRFDSRLRNVIVRLEASAQNERNVRFRISGLLV